From Neodiprion pinetum isolate iyNeoPine1 chromosome 7, iyNeoPine1.2, whole genome shotgun sequence, a single genomic window includes:
- the LOC124222894 gene encoding Y+L amino acid transporter 2 isoform X2: MSRPGSIKDGEKGPYDPVPTSADGGGDEIKLEAKMSLLNGVTVIVGSIIGSGIFVSPAGVLKYTGSVNASLLVWTASGLFSMVGAYCYAELGCMIKKSGADYAYIMQTFGPFLAFVRLWIECMIVRPCSQAIVALTFSTYVLKPIFPDCDAPADAARLLAVCCICVLAFINCWDVQWATRVQDIFTYAKLLALFIIIVTGFWQLCNGKTEYFTFEDTKMEVTSIAQSFYQGLFAYNGWNYLNFIIEELKDPVKNLPRAIGISCTLVTIVYVFANVAFYTTLSPDEVLGSGAVAVTFANRLFGVMAWTIPVFVALSTFGAVNGILLTSSRLFYAGACEGQMPEVLTMIQISRLTPTPAVLCMALLSMVYLSSSNIFKLISYVGFATWMSIGASVLCVPWLRWAQPNLPRPIKVNLIFPVVYIIATLFITLVPMYAEPMETAYGCLMILSSVPVYLFFIAWKNKPKSFTKTVGAFTQSMQKLMMVVRPKTN, translated from the exons ATGTCGAGACCGGGAAGCATCAAGGATGGGGAAAAGGGACCCTACGACCCCGTTCCCACTTCCGCCGACGGAGGTGGCGACGAGATCAAGCTCGAGGCGAAGATGTCTCTCCTGAACGGAGTCACCGTGATCGTTGGATCGATCATTGGCTCCGGCATCTTCGTCAGTCCAGCTGGAGTGCTCAAATACACTGGAAGCGTGAACGCAAGTTTACTAGTCTGGACTGCTTCCGGTCTTTTCTCCATG GTTGGCGCTTATTGCTACGCTGAGCTGGGatgtatgataaaaaaatccgGTGCCGATTACGCCTACATCATGCAGACTTTTGGCCCGTTCTTGGCCTTCGTTAGACTCTGGATCGAGTGCATGATCGTCAGGCCTTGCAGCCAGGCTATAGTAGCCCTGACCTTCAGCACTTACGTCCTGAAGCCCATATTTCCGGACTGTGATGCACCGGCCGATGCAGCTCGCCTGCTTGCAGTGTGCTGCATCT gtGTCCTGGCCTTCATAAATTGCTGGGACGTTCAATGGGCAACGAGAGTTCAGGACATCTTCACGTACGCGAAGCTCTTGGCCTTGTTCATAATCATCGTCACTGGATTCTGGCAGCTGTGCAACG GAAAAACGGAGTACTTCACTTTCGAGGATACGAAGATGGAAGTTACATCGATAGCTCAGAGCTTCTACCAGGGACTCTTCGCTTACAACGGATGGAACTACCTCAATTTCATCATCGAAGAGCTCAAGGATCCGGTGAA GAATCTACCCAGAGCCATTGGAATTTCCTGTACTCTAGTCACAATCGTCTACGTTTTCGCCAATGTTGCTTTCTACACTACTCTTAGTCCCGACGAAGTTCTTGGCAGCGGAGCTGTAGCAGTT ACATTTGCCAATCGGCTCTTTGGCGTGATGGCATGGACCATACCAGTCTTCGTTGCTTTATCCACCTTCGGAGCTGTCAATGGTATTCTGCTAACATCGTCGAGGTTGTTCTACGCCGGTGCCTGCGAAGGACAGATGCCAGAAGTTCTGACAATGATACAAATATCCAGGTTGACTCCTACCCCAGCTGTTTTGTGCATG GCTCTATTGTCGATGGTCTATCTCTCCTCGTCCAATATCTTCAAACTTATAAGTTACGTGGGATTCGCCACCTGG ATGAGTATAGGTGCGTCGGTGCTTTGCGTGCCTTGGCTTAGGTGGGCGCAGCCTAATCTTCCGAGGCCAATAAAAGTGAATCTCATTTTCCCCGTTGTGTACATAATCGCCACGCTCTTCATCACCCTCGTTCCCATGTATGCTGAGCCAATGGAGACAG CGTACGGTTGTCTCATGATCTTGTCATCAGTACCTGTTTACTTGTTCTTTATCGCCTGGAAAAACAAACCCAAGTCATTCACCAAGACAGTAG GAGCCTTCACCCAAAGTATGCAGAAGCTGATGATGGTTGTCCGACCAAAGACAAATTAA
- the LOC124222894 gene encoding Y+L amino acid transporter 2 isoform X1, translating into MSRPGSIKDGEKGPYDPVPTSADGGGDEIKLEAKMSLLNGVTVIVGSIIGSGIFVSPAGVLKYTGSVNASLLVWTASGLFSMVGAYCYAELGCMIKKSGADYAYIMQTFGPFLAFVRLWIECMIVRPCSQAIVALTFSTYVLKPIFPDCDAPADAARLLAVCCICVLAFINCWDVQWATRVQDIFTYAKLLALFIIIVTGFWQLCNGKTEYFTFEDTKMEVTSIAQSFYQGLFAYNGWNYLNFIIEELKDPVKNLPRAIGISCTLVTIVYVFANVAFYTTLSPDEVLGSGAVAVTFANRLFGVMAWTIPVFVALSTFGAVNGILLTSSRLFYAGACEGQMPEVLTMIQISRLTPTPAVLCMALLSMVYLSSSNIFKLISYVGFATWMSIGASVLCVPWLRWAQPNLPRPIKVNLIFPVVYIIATLFITLVPMYAEPMETAYGCLMILSSVPVYLFFIAWKNKPKSFTKTVVSTTRFLQKIMLVVGKSKPAQV; encoded by the exons ATGTCGAGACCGGGAAGCATCAAGGATGGGGAAAAGGGACCCTACGACCCCGTTCCCACTTCCGCCGACGGAGGTGGCGACGAGATCAAGCTCGAGGCGAAGATGTCTCTCCTGAACGGAGTCACCGTGATCGTTGGATCGATCATTGGCTCCGGCATCTTCGTCAGTCCAGCTGGAGTGCTCAAATACACTGGAAGCGTGAACGCAAGTTTACTAGTCTGGACTGCTTCCGGTCTTTTCTCCATG GTTGGCGCTTATTGCTACGCTGAGCTGGGatgtatgataaaaaaatccgGTGCCGATTACGCCTACATCATGCAGACTTTTGGCCCGTTCTTGGCCTTCGTTAGACTCTGGATCGAGTGCATGATCGTCAGGCCTTGCAGCCAGGCTATAGTAGCCCTGACCTTCAGCACTTACGTCCTGAAGCCCATATTTCCGGACTGTGATGCACCGGCCGATGCAGCTCGCCTGCTTGCAGTGTGCTGCATCT gtGTCCTGGCCTTCATAAATTGCTGGGACGTTCAATGGGCAACGAGAGTTCAGGACATCTTCACGTACGCGAAGCTCTTGGCCTTGTTCATAATCATCGTCACTGGATTCTGGCAGCTGTGCAACG GAAAAACGGAGTACTTCACTTTCGAGGATACGAAGATGGAAGTTACATCGATAGCTCAGAGCTTCTACCAGGGACTCTTCGCTTACAACGGATGGAACTACCTCAATTTCATCATCGAAGAGCTCAAGGATCCGGTGAA GAATCTACCCAGAGCCATTGGAATTTCCTGTACTCTAGTCACAATCGTCTACGTTTTCGCCAATGTTGCTTTCTACACTACTCTTAGTCCCGACGAAGTTCTTGGCAGCGGAGCTGTAGCAGTT ACATTTGCCAATCGGCTCTTTGGCGTGATGGCATGGACCATACCAGTCTTCGTTGCTTTATCCACCTTCGGAGCTGTCAATGGTATTCTGCTAACATCGTCGAGGTTGTTCTACGCCGGTGCCTGCGAAGGACAGATGCCAGAAGTTCTGACAATGATACAAATATCCAGGTTGACTCCTACCCCAGCTGTTTTGTGCATG GCTCTATTGTCGATGGTCTATCTCTCCTCGTCCAATATCTTCAAACTTATAAGTTACGTGGGATTCGCCACCTGG ATGAGTATAGGTGCGTCGGTGCTTTGCGTGCCTTGGCTTAGGTGGGCGCAGCCTAATCTTCCGAGGCCAATAAAAGTGAATCTCATTTTCCCCGTTGTGTACATAATCGCCACGCTCTTCATCACCCTCGTTCCCATGTATGCTGAGCCAATGGAGACAG CGTACGGTTGTCTCATGATCTTGTCATCAGTACCTGTTTACTTGTTCTTTATCGCCTGGAAAAACAAACCCAAGTCATTCACCAAGACAGTAG TAAGCACAACGAGGTTCCTGCAGAAGATAATGCTGGTAGTTGGAAAATCGAAACCCGCTCAGGTTTAA